One genomic window of Micrococcus flavus includes the following:
- a CDS encoding M28 family peptidase, translated as MQATTPTSRRSALALGGLIALTGGAGLVALRAATSAGDAGAEDPRSADAAPTPSTPLQTDPLAGLDVDRALDVVRRLTREVGQRAAGTPGEAAAADLIARLLRDLGYEVEESPFTVGHRSHALLSGPSLTRDGFCWGAETAPRGRHDVTVTGRLVAVAGGSAADLPADLAGAVLLAEVEGVDVTALATAAVERGAAALLCASAEHDRARNQAFPPELDDWTPLPVVGVGRTQLTRLRADALDTEVTVQTWAIPEAVSRNVLATRRGTGGDDRGCVIVGAHYDTVIGTVGANDNAAGVALVLELAAALRDVPTEADLLFVLWGAEEIGLKGSDAHRRALTPDQRQRIRGVLNNDMVATTMASADRYWMLAADGEENAVHRAVRAAAAELGRESAVSEVETYAQSDHHQYDAMGVPAGNFGWRATGGPMQSEPQFHAADDLPEQNVDRDRLRSAMEIQALAAVALARS; from the coding sequence ATGCAGGCCACCACCCCGACGTCCCGTCGCTCCGCGCTCGCCCTCGGCGGCCTGATCGCCCTCACCGGCGGCGCCGGCCTGGTGGCCCTCCGCGCCGCGACGAGCGCGGGCGACGCCGGGGCCGAGGATCCCCGGTCCGCCGACGCCGCCCCCACACCGTCCACCCCTCTGCAGACCGACCCTCTGGCCGGGCTCGACGTCGACCGTGCCCTCGACGTCGTCCGGCGCCTCACCCGGGAGGTCGGCCAGCGGGCCGCCGGGACGCCGGGCGAGGCCGCGGCGGCCGACCTCATCGCGCGGCTCCTGCGGGACCTGGGCTACGAGGTCGAGGAGTCCCCGTTCACCGTGGGGCACCGCAGCCACGCCCTGCTCTCCGGTCCCTCGCTCACGCGGGACGGGTTCTGCTGGGGGGCGGAGACCGCGCCGCGCGGACGCCACGACGTCACCGTCACCGGACGTCTCGTCGCCGTGGCCGGCGGCTCGGCCGCCGACCTGCCCGCGGACCTGGCCGGCGCCGTCCTGCTGGCGGAGGTCGAGGGGGTGGACGTCACGGCGCTGGCGACCGCCGCCGTGGAGCGCGGCGCGGCCGCGCTGCTCTGCGCGTCGGCGGAGCACGACCGCGCACGGAACCAGGCCTTCCCGCCCGAGCTGGACGACTGGACGCCCCTGCCCGTCGTCGGCGTCGGCCGGACGCAGCTGACGCGTCTGCGCGCGGACGCCCTCGACACGGAGGTGACCGTCCAGACCTGGGCGATCCCGGAGGCCGTGAGCCGCAACGTGCTGGCCACGCGGCGCGGCACCGGCGGCGACGACCGCGGGTGCGTGATCGTCGGCGCGCACTACGACACGGTGATCGGCACCGTCGGGGCCAACGACAACGCGGCGGGGGTGGCCCTCGTCCTCGAGCTGGCCGCGGCGCTCCGGGACGTGCCCACCGAGGCGGACCTCCTCTTCGTCCTGTGGGGAGCCGAGGAGATCGGGCTGAAGGGCTCGGACGCCCACCGCCGTGCGCTCACCCCCGATCAGCGCCAGCGGATCCGCGGCGTGCTGAACAACGACATGGTGGCCACGACGATGGCCTCCGCCGACCGCTACTGGATGCTTGCGGCCGACGGCGAGGAGAACGCGGTGCACCGCGCGGTGCGCGCCGCCGCCGCGGAGCTGGGCCGGGAGAGCGCGGTGAGCGAGGTCGAGACGTACGCCCAGTCCGACCACCACCAGTACGACGCGATGGGCGTCCCCGCCGGCAACTTCGGCTGGCGCGCCACCGGCGGGCCCATGCAGTCCGAGCCGCAGTTCCACGCCGCCGACGACCTCCCGGAGCAGAACGTGGACCGGGACCGGCTGCGGTCCGCGATGGAGATCCAGGCGCTCGCCGCGGTCGCGCTCGCCCGTTCCTGA
- a CDS encoding pyruvate carboxylase, with protein MSLPLDPDTPRNDAGRPASTDTTPVFSKVLVANRGEIAVRAFRACNELGARTVAVFPYEDRNSIHRQKADEAYRIGEEGHPVRAYLDVDEVIRVAKDVGADAIYPGYGFLSENADLARAAAENGITFVGPPADVLELTGNKVEALRAAKRAGIPTLDSSEPSADVDWLMGQAEAIGFPIFVKAVAGGGGRGMRRVERPEDLRDSLEAAMREADTAFGDPTVFLEQAVLRPRHIEVQILADAHGDVVHLFERDCSLQRRHQKVIEMAPAPHLDEEIRQALHRDAVAFAKEMGYVNAGTVEFLVDTAGDRAGQHVFIEMNPRIQVEHTVTEEVTDVDLVAAQLRIAAGASLADLGISQDTLQVRGFAMQCRITTEDPANGFRPDTGTITAYRSAGGSGVRLDGGTIYAGAEISPHFDSMLVKLTCRGRDYETAVRRARRALAEFRVRGVTTNIPFLMNVLDDPQFLAGDVATDFIDAHPELAAVNRSQDRGSKALQYLADVTVNKPHGERIDGIDPRDRLPGHPSDKRHEPDRSPFDGPSRNPAAVPPDGWRQVLLEKGPEGFAAALREQTALAVTDTTFRDAHQSLLATRVRTRDLLAAAPAVAHTLPTLLSVEAWGGATYDVALRFLHEDPWERLALLRAEMPNIPIQMLLRGRNTVGYTPYPTAVTDAFVAEAAATGVDVFRIFDALNDVEQITPAIAAVRATGTAVAEAALCYTGNMTDPAESLYTLDYYLDLARRMVDAGAHVLAIKDMAGLLRPAAARELVGALRAEFDLPVHLHTHDTAGGQLATLLAAAEAGVDAVDAATASMAGTTSQVPLSALVAALEHTERDTGLSLEAATAMEPYWESVRSIYAPFEAGLKAPTGRVYHHEIPGGQLSNLRTQAIALGLGERFEQIESMYAAADDMLGHLVKVTPSSKVVGDLALQLVGAGVDPAEFQERPQDFDIPDSVVGFLRGELGDPPGGWPEPFRTRALQGRREGAGMAEVSAEDAAALAEPGAPRRDALNRLLFPGPTREFQAHREEFGDTSTLHTRDFLYGLVPGREHIVSLGRGVRLIAALQSVSEPDEKGVRIAMISLNGQLRQVQVRDRSVESTVRQAEKADPAVAGQVPAPFAGSVTVQVAEGDTVEAGQPVATIEAMKMEAAITAPVAGTVRRVVVKGVTPVQGGDLLLELG; from the coding sequence ATGAGTCTCCCCCTGGATCCCGACACCCCCCGCAACGACGCGGGTCGTCCGGCCTCGACCGACACGACTCCCGTCTTCTCCAAGGTCCTGGTGGCCAACCGCGGTGAGATCGCCGTGCGCGCCTTCCGGGCCTGCAACGAGCTCGGTGCCCGCACTGTGGCCGTCTTCCCCTACGAGGACCGCAACTCCATCCATCGTCAGAAGGCCGACGAGGCGTACCGGATCGGCGAGGAGGGGCACCCCGTCCGGGCGTACCTGGACGTGGACGAGGTCATCCGGGTGGCCAAGGACGTCGGCGCCGACGCCATCTACCCCGGCTACGGCTTCCTCTCCGAGAACGCGGACCTCGCCCGCGCGGCCGCGGAGAACGGCATCACCTTCGTCGGCCCGCCGGCCGACGTCCTGGAGCTGACCGGCAACAAGGTGGAGGCCCTGCGCGCGGCCAAGCGGGCCGGGATCCCCACCCTGGACTCCTCCGAGCCCAGCGCGGACGTCGACTGGCTGATGGGGCAGGCCGAGGCCATCGGGTTCCCCATCTTCGTCAAGGCGGTGGCCGGCGGCGGCGGGCGCGGCATGCGCCGCGTCGAGCGCCCCGAGGACCTGCGCGACTCCCTCGAGGCCGCCATGCGCGAGGCGGACACCGCCTTCGGCGACCCCACCGTCTTCCTGGAGCAGGCCGTGCTCCGTCCGCGCCACATCGAGGTGCAGATCCTGGCCGACGCCCACGGGGACGTGGTCCACCTGTTCGAGCGGGACTGCTCGCTGCAGCGCCGCCACCAGAAGGTCATCGAGATGGCCCCCGCCCCGCACCTGGACGAGGAGATCCGCCAGGCCCTGCACCGGGACGCCGTCGCCTTCGCCAAGGAGATGGGCTACGTCAACGCGGGCACGGTGGAGTTCCTCGTGGACACCGCGGGCGACCGCGCCGGTCAGCACGTGTTCATCGAGATGAACCCCCGCATCCAGGTGGAGCACACCGTGACCGAGGAGGTCACGGACGTGGACCTCGTCGCGGCGCAGCTGCGCATCGCCGCCGGAGCCTCGCTGGCCGACCTGGGCATCTCGCAGGACACCCTGCAGGTGCGCGGCTTCGCCATGCAGTGCCGCATCACCACGGAGGACCCCGCCAACGGGTTCCGCCCGGACACCGGCACCATCACCGCCTACCGCTCCGCGGGCGGCTCGGGCGTCCGTCTGGACGGCGGCACCATCTACGCGGGCGCCGAGATCAGCCCCCACTTCGACTCCATGCTCGTGAAGCTCACGTGCCGCGGCCGCGACTACGAGACGGCCGTCCGCCGCGCCCGCCGCGCGCTCGCCGAATTCCGCGTGCGCGGCGTGACCACGAACATCCCGTTCCTCATGAACGTGCTGGACGACCCGCAGTTCCTCGCGGGCGACGTGGCCACGGACTTCATCGACGCGCACCCCGAGCTGGCGGCGGTGAACCGCTCCCAGGACCGCGGCTCCAAGGCCCTGCAGTACCTGGCGGACGTGACCGTCAACAAGCCGCACGGCGAGCGGATCGACGGCATCGACCCCCGTGACCGCCTGCCCGGCCATCCCTCGGACAAGCGCCACGAGCCGGACCGCTCGCCCTTCGACGGCCCGAGCCGCAACCCGGCCGCCGTCCCGCCGGACGGCTGGCGTCAGGTGCTCCTCGAGAAGGGCCCGGAGGGCTTCGCCGCCGCCCTTCGTGAGCAGACCGCGCTGGCCGTCACGGACACCACGTTCCGCGACGCCCATCAGTCGCTGCTGGCCACCCGCGTCCGCACGCGCGACCTCCTGGCGGCCGCGCCCGCCGTCGCGCACACCCTCCCGACCCTGCTGTCCGTGGAGGCCTGGGGCGGGGCGACCTACGACGTCGCCCTGCGCTTCCTGCACGAGGACCCGTGGGAGCGCCTGGCCCTGCTCCGCGCGGAGATGCCGAACATCCCGATCCAGATGCTGCTGCGCGGGCGCAACACGGTGGGGTACACGCCGTACCCCACCGCGGTGACGGACGCGTTCGTCGCCGAGGCCGCGGCCACGGGCGTGGACGTGTTCCGCATCTTCGACGCCCTCAACGACGTCGAGCAAATCACCCCCGCCATCGCCGCCGTGCGCGCCACGGGCACCGCGGTCGCCGAGGCGGCCCTGTGCTACACGGGCAACATGACGGACCCGGCCGAGTCCCTCTACACGCTGGACTACTACCTGGACCTCGCGCGCCGCATGGTCGACGCCGGCGCCCACGTGCTGGCCATCAAGGACATGGCCGGCCTGTTGCGCCCGGCGGCGGCCCGGGAACTCGTGGGAGCCCTGCGCGCCGAGTTCGACCTGCCGGTGCACCTGCACACGCACGACACGGCCGGCGGCCAGCTGGCCACCCTGCTGGCGGCCGCCGAGGCGGGCGTGGACGCGGTGGACGCCGCCACGGCCTCCATGGCCGGCACCACGAGCCAGGTGCCGCTGTCGGCACTCGTCGCAGCCCTCGAGCACACCGAGCGGGACACCGGACTCTCCCTCGAGGCGGCCACCGCGATGGAGCCGTACTGGGAGTCCGTGCGCTCGATCTACGCCCCCTTCGAGGCGGGCCTGAAGGCCCCCACGGGCCGCGTCTACCACCACGAGATCCCCGGCGGTCAGCTGTCCAACCTGCGCACGCAGGCGATCGCGCTGGGCCTGGGGGAGCGGTTCGAGCAGATCGAGTCCATGTACGCCGCCGCGGACGACATGCTGGGCCACCTCGTGAAGGTGACCCCGTCCTCCAAGGTGGTGGGCGACCTGGCCCTGCAGCTCGTGGGCGCCGGGGTGGACCCGGCCGAGTTCCAGGAGCGCCCGCAGGACTTCGACATCCCCGACTCGGTGGTCGGGTTCCTGCGCGGCGAGCTCGGCGACCCGCCCGGCGGCTGGCCCGAGCCCTTCCGCACGCGGGCCCTGCAGGGCCGCCGGGAGGGCGCCGGCATGGCCGAGGTCTCCGCGGAGGACGCCGCCGCCCTCGCGGAGCCCGGCGCGCCGCGCCGCGACGCGCTGAACCGGCTGCTCTTCCCCGGCCCGACGCGGGAGTTCCAGGCGCACCGCGAGGAGTTCGGCGACACCTCCACGCTGCACACCCGCGACTTCCTGTACGGGCTGGTGCCCGGCCGCGAGCACATCGTGTCCCTGGGGCGCGGCGTGCGTCTGATCGCAGCGCTGCAGTCGGTGTCCGAGCCGGACGAGAAGGGCGTGCGCATCGCGATGATCTCCCTGAACGGCCAGCTCCGCCAGGTGCAGGTGCGCGACCGCTCCGTCGAGTCCACGGTCCGCCAGGCGGAGAAGGCCGACCCCGCCGTCGCGGGCCAGGTCCCCGCCCCCTTCGCGGGCTCGGTGACCGTCCAGGTCGCCGAGGGCGACACGGTGGAGGCCGGCCAGCCCGTGGCCACCATCGAGGCCATGAAGATGGAGGCGGCCATCACCGCCCCCGTGGCGGGCACGGTCCGTCGCGTGGTGGTGAAGGGCGTGACCCCGGTCCAGGGCGGCGACCTGCTGCTCGAGCTCGGCTGA
- a CDS encoding bifunctional nuclease family protein, with the protein MTEANGHGSPADIPLTVLGVRVELPAQQHVVLLLDPPGDTVVPLWVGAPEAAAAALALEGVPSPRPLTHALLLETVAALGGRLEAVRLTAVVEGVVHASLELRGGARVDARASDAVVLALRAQAPVLCAPEVLAEAGLPARGGDGDPEEDEEAALHDFRAFLDDVAPEDFA; encoded by the coding sequence ATGACTGAGGCGAACGGCCACGGGAGCCCGGCGGACATCCCCCTGACGGTGCTGGGCGTGCGCGTGGAGCTGCCCGCCCAGCAGCACGTGGTGCTGCTCCTCGACCCGCCGGGGGACACCGTCGTCCCCCTGTGGGTCGGCGCGCCGGAGGCCGCCGCGGCGGCCCTGGCCCTCGAGGGGGTGCCGAGCCCGCGCCCCCTGACCCACGCCCTGCTGCTGGAGACGGTGGCGGCGCTCGGAGGGCGCCTGGAGGCCGTGCGCCTCACGGCGGTGGTGGAGGGGGTGGTCCACGCGTCCCTCGAGCTGCGCGGCGGCGCCCGCGTGGACGCGCGGGCCTCGGACGCCGTGGTCCTGGCCCTGCGGGCGCAGGCCCCGGTGCTGTGCGCCCCGGAGGTCCTCGCCGAGGCCGGCCTGCCCGCCCGGGGCGGGGACGGGGACCCCGAGGAGGACGAGGAGGCGGCGCTCCACGACTTCCGGGCGTTCCTGGACGACGTGGCACCCGAGGACTTCGCCTGA
- a CDS encoding MerR family transcriptional regulator has protein sequence MTPHAGPGLPLGIDGRQGRLFDDDTTTPDGDVGYRGPTACKAAGITYRQLDYWARTDLVVPTVRGAAGSGTQRLYSFRDILVLKVVKRLLDTGVSLQQIRAAVAHLRERGVDDLAQITLMSDGASVYECTSADEVVDLVQGGQGVFGIAVGRVWREVEGSLAELPSELLGPSAAQDELSARRRGRQASRAAS, from the coding sequence GTGACACCGCATGCAGGACCTGGTCTGCCCCTCGGCATCGACGGCAGACAGGGACGTCTCTTCGACGACGACACCACCACCCCGGACGGCGACGTCGGGTACCGCGGCCCCACCGCGTGCAAGGCCGCCGGGATCACCTACCGCCAGCTGGACTACTGGGCGCGCACGGACCTCGTGGTGCCCACGGTCCGCGGCGCCGCCGGCTCTGGCACCCAGCGGCTGTACTCCTTCCGGGACATCCTCGTCCTCAAGGTGGTCAAGCGCCTGCTGGACACCGGGGTCTCCCTCCAGCAGATCCGCGCCGCCGTGGCCCACCTGCGCGAGCGGGGGGTCGACGACCTCGCCCAGATCACCCTGATGAGCGACGGCGCCTCGGTGTACGAGTGCACGTCCGCCGACGAGGTCGTGGACCTCGTCCAGGGCGGCCAGGGCGTCTTCGGGATCGCCGTGGGCCGCGTCTGGCGCGAGGTCGAGGGCAGCCTCGCCGAGCTGCCCAGCGAGCTGCTGGGCCCCTCCGCCGCCCAGGACGAGCTCTCCGCCCGTCGCCGCGGCCGTCAGGCGTCGCGCGCGGCCTCCTGA
- the gcvH gene encoding glycine cleavage system protein GcvH, whose translation MSSIPEGLKYSADHEWLQSADADGVVRVGITDFAQDALGDVVYVDLPEVGSEVSAGAAVGEVESTKSVSDVISPVSGTVAAVNDDLDGEPGLVNTAPYEGGWLFEVTLSDESELDSLMDAEGYASHVS comes from the coding sequence ATGAGCAGTATCCCTGAGGGCCTGAAGTACTCCGCCGACCACGAGTGGCTCCAGAGCGCCGATGCCGACGGTGTCGTCCGCGTCGGCATCACCGACTTCGCCCAGGACGCCCTGGGCGACGTGGTCTACGTCGACCTCCCCGAGGTCGGCTCGGAGGTCTCGGCCGGCGCCGCCGTCGGCGAGGTGGAGTCGACGAAGTCCGTCTCGGACGTCATCTCCCCGGTCTCCGGCACCGTGGCCGCCGTCAACGACGACCTCGACGGCGAGCCCGGCCTGGTCAACACCGCCCCCTACGAGGGCGGCTGGCTGTTCGAGGTCACCCTCTCGGACGAGTCCGAGCTCGACTCCCTGATGGACGCCGAGGGCTACGCCTCGCACGTCAGCTGA
- a CDS encoding FHA domain-containing protein yields the protein MTQPGHEPSLHTSSISLTDLAPAGESDLGPEALAAVRALPAGTALLVAHGGPDAGARFLLDTPVVSVGRHPDADILLDDVTVSRRHVELRAVDGGHQLVDLGSLNGTYVNGDRVDDVRLRSGMELRIGRYRLTYHAAAQA from the coding sequence ATGACGCAGCCCGGACACGAGCCGAGCCTCCACACCTCCTCGATCAGTCTCACCGACCTCGCCCCGGCCGGCGAGTCCGACCTCGGTCCGGAGGCCCTCGCGGCCGTCCGCGCCCTGCCGGCCGGCACGGCGCTGCTGGTGGCCCACGGCGGCCCCGACGCCGGCGCCCGGTTCCTCCTCGACACCCCCGTGGTGAGCGTGGGGCGCCACCCGGACGCGGACATCCTGCTCGACGACGTGACCGTCTCCCGCCGGCACGTCGAGCTGCGCGCCGTGGACGGCGGCCACCAGCTCGTGGACCTGGGATCCCTCAACGGGACCTACGTCAACGGGGACCGGGTCGACGACGTCCGGCTGCGCTCCGGCATGGAGCTGCGCATCGGGCGCTACCGCCTCACCTACCACGCGGCCGCGCAGGCCTGA
- a CDS encoding peptide MFS transporter, protein MIRQTDSGATSASHAAPSTPDGTATVDTGRRFLGQPGPLANLFSVEMWERFSFYGMQVMLVFYMYWETTRGGLGIDQSVATGIVGAYGGMVYVFCILGGWVADRILGSEKTMFLSGLLIMAGHIALALVPDVPGLVLGLVLVAVGSGGLKANVSNLVGALYAHDDPRRDAGFSIFYMGVNIGALIGPLLTGAARQAWGFHVGFGIAAVGMAVGLTQYALTRHRLPASVHRVPDPLRPGQLGRVALGAAVVVAVAVVLFLTGLVHVGNLADAVVVLSAVAALAIFALLLTSPKVSAEERSRVRAFIPLFVGSAVFFALFQQQFTVIAIYSETRLDRDVAGWTVPMEWVNSINPVFIILLAPLFAVLWTRLGRRQPSTPVKFGLGIVLIGLAFLLFIPVADVLRVPLLWLTLILLVATLGELMVSPVGLSLSTKLAPAAFPVMTVALYNLSVALGSAAAGSLAGSYSQEDEVAYFGTLGAVTVGVGLVMLLISRPVRRGMRGVL, encoded by the coding sequence GTGATCCGACAGACAGACAGCGGCGCCACGTCGGCGTCCCACGCAGCCCCCTCCACCCCAGACGGCACCGCGACGGTCGACACCGGCCGGCGGTTCCTGGGCCAGCCCGGCCCGCTCGCCAACCTCTTCTCCGTGGAGATGTGGGAGCGGTTCTCCTTCTACGGCATGCAGGTCATGCTCGTCTTCTACATGTACTGGGAGACGACCCGCGGCGGCCTGGGCATCGACCAGTCGGTGGCGACCGGCATCGTCGGGGCGTACGGCGGCATGGTCTACGTGTTCTGCATCCTGGGCGGCTGGGTGGCCGACCGGATCCTCGGCTCCGAGAAGACGATGTTCCTCTCCGGCCTGCTCATCATGGCCGGCCACATCGCGCTCGCCCTGGTGCCCGACGTGCCCGGCCTCGTCCTGGGCCTGGTGCTGGTGGCGGTCGGCTCGGGCGGCCTCAAGGCCAACGTGTCCAACCTCGTGGGCGCGCTCTACGCGCACGACGACCCCCGCCGGGACGCCGGCTTCTCGATCTTCTACATGGGCGTGAACATCGGCGCCCTGATCGGCCCCCTGCTGACCGGCGCCGCCCGACAGGCGTGGGGCTTCCACGTGGGCTTCGGCATCGCCGCCGTCGGCATGGCCGTGGGCCTCACCCAGTACGCCCTGACCCGTCATCGGCTGCCAGCCTCCGTGCACCGTGTGCCCGACCCGCTGCGTCCGGGCCAGCTCGGCCGCGTCGCCCTGGGGGCGGCCGTCGTCGTCGCCGTCGCCGTGGTCCTGTTCCTCACCGGCCTGGTGCACGTCGGCAACCTGGCGGACGCCGTCGTGGTGCTCTCCGCCGTGGCCGCCCTGGCGATCTTCGCCCTGCTGCTGACCTCCCCCAAGGTCTCCGCAGAGGAGCGTTCGCGCGTGCGCGCCTTCATCCCGCTGTTCGTGGGCTCGGCCGTGTTCTTCGCCCTGTTCCAGCAGCAGTTCACGGTGATCGCGATCTACTCCGAGACCCGCCTGGACCGCGACGTCGCCGGGTGGACCGTCCCCATGGAGTGGGTCAACTCCATCAACCCGGTGTTCATCATCCTGCTCGCCCCGCTGTTCGCCGTGCTGTGGACGCGTCTGGGCCGGCGCCAGCCGTCCACCCCGGTGAAGTTCGGCCTCGGCATCGTCCTGATCGGCCTGGCGTTCCTGCTGTTCATCCCGGTGGCGGACGTCCTGCGGGTGCCGCTGCTGTGGCTCACGCTGATCCTGCTCGTGGCCACCCTCGGCGAGCTCATGGTCTCCCCGGTCGGGCTGTCCCTGTCCACCAAGCTCGCCCCCGCGGCCTTCCCCGTCATGACGGTGGCCCTGTACAACCTCTCCGTGGCCCTGGGCTCCGCGGCGGCGGGCTCGCTCGCCGGCTCGTACTCCCAGGAGGACGAGGTGGCCTACTTCGGCACCCTCGGCGCCGTCACCGTGGGCGTCGGCCTCGTCATGCTGCTGATCTCCCGCCCGGTGCGCCGCGGCATGCGCGGCGTGCTGTGA
- the ftsR gene encoding transcriptional regulator FtsR, with protein MDPAGHRPPAAEGAVRTLGIGEVVAALEPAFPGVSASKVRFLEDRGLVTPERTPAGYRRYRAADVDRIRLVLTLQRDRFLPLRVIREHLEALDRGERPAVLEAAPSSVEAERLGRRMTDPARRWTRAELAQESGASEELIGELDQYALLPRDAEGRHPAAALAVARAAVALADHGIEPRHLRPFRAAADRELSLVERAVAPLASRRDAGTRERTAQTARGIADACLRLHSALVHGGLEQGDD; from the coding sequence GTGGACCCCGCCGGGCATCGGCCCCCCGCGGCCGAGGGCGCCGTCCGGACCCTCGGCATCGGGGAGGTGGTCGCCGCCCTCGAACCGGCCTTCCCGGGCGTGAGCGCGTCCAAGGTGCGGTTCCTCGAGGACCGCGGACTGGTGACCCCGGAGCGCACGCCCGCCGGCTACCGGCGCTACCGCGCCGCGGACGTGGACCGCATACGCCTGGTCCTGACGCTCCAGCGGGACCGCTTCCTGCCGCTGCGGGTGATCCGCGAGCACCTCGAGGCCCTGGACCGCGGGGAGCGCCCCGCCGTCCTCGAGGCCGCGCCGTCCAGTGTCGAGGCCGAGCGCCTGGGCCGGAGGATGACGGACCCCGCCCGCAGGTGGACCCGTGCCGAGCTCGCCCAGGAGTCCGGCGCCTCGGAGGAGCTGATCGGCGAGCTGGACCAGTACGCGCTGCTGCCCCGGGACGCCGAGGGGCGGCACCCGGCGGCCGCGCTCGCGGTGGCCCGTGCCGCCGTCGCCCTCGCGGACCACGGGATCGAGCCCCGCCACCTGCGCCCCTTCCGTGCGGCCGCCGACCGGGAGCTCAGCCTCGTGGAGCGCGCCGTGGCGCCCCTGGCCTCGCGCCGGGACGCCGGGACCCGGGAGCGCACCGCGCAGACGGCGCGGGGGATCGCCGACGCCTGCCTGCGTCTGCACTCCGCACTCGTGCACGGGGGACTGGAGCAGGGGGATGACTGA